One window of Pieris napi chromosome 1, ilPieNapi1.2, whole genome shotgun sequence genomic DNA carries:
- the LOC125050798 gene encoding uncharacterized protein LOC125050798 produces the protein MASNELTKERLTEEYKRVRQRCIDTCNTIVNLNLDTTENQDNKSNKTILYAEGLQTEIENSNTTIVSDKNYLTSLYLSEMRKKTEHLDELIAFTKGSISDTAHEIERLKALIMPAKEALLKPRVVYKDVTSENINKAKETFREMKNELMSLIRSLFPDLYEQIVVTLGQLMEERLNEESSGYIEITDENYAVIEILKDISIVTKNPYNTNQVKLAYQ, from the exons ATGGCATCCAACGAATTAACTAAAGAAAGATTAACCGAAGAATACAAAAGGGTGAGACAGCGTTGCATTGACACATGTAATACTATTGTTAATTTGAACTTAGACACCACTGAAAACCAggataataaatcaaataaaactatattgtaTGCAGAAGGGCTCCAAACGGAAATAGAGAACTCAAACACAACTATTGTTTCGGACAAGAACTACCTTACTAGTCTTTATTTATCCGAGATGAGAAAAAAAACGGAACATCTGGATGAGTTGATTGCTTTTACTAAAGGCTCTATCAGCGACACCGCCCATGAAATTGAAAG GTTAAAAGCATTAATAATGCCTGCAAAGGAAGCTCTATTAAAACCACGAGTAGTATACAAAGATGTAACATCCGAGAATATTAACAAAGCAAAAGAAACATTTCGTGAAATGAAGAATGAATTAATGAGTCTCATTCGATCACTCTTTCCTGATTTGTATGAACAAATTGTAGTTACATTAGGC caacTCATGGAAGAAAGATTGAATGAAGAATCAAGTGGATACATTGAAATTACTGATGAAAACTATGCagttattgaaattttaaaagatatctCTATTGTTACTAAAAATCCTTATAATACAAATCAAGTTAAATTAGCTTACCAATGA